GCCTGAAGCATAAACATCTGTTCCTATAGGTGCAGAAAAATCTACTCCTTCGTGAAATATTCTTGTTTTATAAATAGGATGAATACGATAACCATAAAAAGCCGAAATCCTACGTTTATATTTATCACTTATAGGCTGAATAGCAGGAATACAAGCCATCATTTTTTCTTTATTCCTTGCCATTTTAAATACTTCATCGAAAGATTTAGACTGAACATATAATTTATTACTCAGCTCATCTGTTTTTTTAGTTGTTTTTACTATTAAATCGGAATTCTTAAAGCCTTTCAGTTTGGAATACCTATCGGAACCTCCTATACCGGCATTTCTTACTTCTGGAGGTATCGGCTCCGCCTCAAAAATTACACGGTAAATGTTATCATCTCTTTCCTGAAGATTGCTGGCTACTTTATCAAGACGTTCCAAACGATCATTAATAATAGAAATTTGTAATTGATATTGTTCATTTTCACGCTGTAAGATCAACTCCTTAGGGGAAGTGAAAAAATTATTTGAAATAATTAAAACAATACTGGCAAACAAAATACCGGAGAAAATAATGGAAACAGCCCTTAACAATCCTGTTTTAAGAGTGGGCTTAATTAATTCGTATTGTAAGTTTTCTTCGTTAAAGCGATATGTATTTTTCGCCATTTATTTAATTTCCTCCAAAATAAAATTTAATAACAAGCCACAAATTTAATGAATTAAACTAAATTTAATCTATTTTTGTGACGATTTTTTTCAACGGACTTATCACTACATAAAAACCTCTTAAATATTGGGTCTTAATAAGTCACACGAAATAATATAGACTATGAAAGCAAAAGAAGTTAGACAAAAATTCTTAGATTTTTTCGAATCGAAACAACATAAAATTGTTCCATCCGCTCCTATGGTTGTAAAAAACGACCCTACACTCATGTTTATCAATGCGGGAATGAATCAGTTTAAAGATGTGTTTTTAGGTCATGGGCACCCTACTGCTAAACGAGTCTCTGATACTCAAAAATGCCTTCGTGTTAGCGGAAAACATAATGATTTAGATGAAGTAGGGCATGATACTTATCATCATACAATGTTTGAAATGCTAGGTAATTGGTCTTTTGGCGATTATTTTAAAAAAGAAGCTATAGCCTGGGCTTGGGAATTGCTTACCAAAGTTTACGGCTTAAACCCTAACGACTTGTATGTCACTGTTTTTGAAGGTGATAAGATTGACGGAACAGCATTTGACCAAGAAGCTTATAATTTTTGGAAAGCTATTATTCCGGAAGAGAGAATTTTAAACGGTAATAAAAAAGATAATTTCTGGGAAATGGGCGAAAGTGGTCCTTGCGGTCCTTGTTCAGAAATTCATATTGATATCAGATCAAAAGAAGAAAAAGCAAAAATACCGGGGCGTGATCTTATAAATATGGATCATCCCGAAGTAATTGAAATATGGAATCTTGTATTTATTGAGTTCAATCGTAAAGCTAACGGACAATTAGAAAATCTTCCGGAAAAGCATATTGATACAGGTATGGGATTTGAACGTCTGACTATGGCTATTCAAGGAGTTCGCTCCAACTACGATACCGATATTTTTCAACCTTTAATTCAGGCTATTGCCAAAGAAACCGGTTTTTCCTACGGAAAAGATAAGAAACAAGATATTGCTATGCGCGTTGTTGCCGATCATATTCGAGCCTTAGCATTTACCATTGCCGATGGTCAGCTGCCCTCTAATATTGGTGCAGGTTATGTCATCCGTAGAATCCTTCGCAGAGCGGTACGTTATGCCTATTCTTTCCTCAATAAGAAAGAGGCTTTTATGTATAAAATCTTACCCGTTTTAATACAAGAAATGGGAGAAGCTTTCCCCGAATTAGCTAAGCAAGAAAAGCTAATAACTAAAGTAATACAAGAAGAAGAGAATTCGTTCTTAAATACACTAAGTACTGGAATACAACGTATTGAAAAGATTATCGAACAACTTACTTTAAGTAATAAAAAAAGTTTATCGGGTAAAGATGCTTTTGAACTTTACGATACTTTTGGCTTTCCTTTTGATTTGACAGAACTTATTGTTAAAGAGAATGGGTTGACAGTAAGCAAAGCGGAATTTGACACCTTTATGAAAGAGCAAAAAGAGCGTTCCAGACAAGCTTCCGTTTCAGAAACCGATGATTGGGTGATTGTTTCAGGTAAACAAGAAGGAAAAGGTTTTATAGGTTACGATTTGCTTTCGGCCGAAATAAACATTTTAAAATACCGAAAAATTCAAACTAAAAATAAAACCGCTTACCAACTTGTATTTGATCAAACTCCTTTTTATGCAGAATCCGGCGGACAGGTTGGTGATACGGGTTTTATTAAAAGTGAGACAGAGAAAATTGATATTTACGATACTAAGAAAGAGAATAATCTTATAGTTCATTTTAGTAAGCAATTACCAAAACATCCCGAAAAAACTTTTCAAGCAAATGTAATTGCAGGAAAACGTCGACAGACAGCCAATAATCATACAGCAGCGCATTTAATGCATCATGCTTTACGACAAGTGTTAGGTACTCATGTGGAGCAAAAAGGCTCTTATGTCGACGCCAATTATTTGCGTTTCGATTTTGCTCATTTTAACAAAATGACAGATGAAGAAATACAAGAGGTTGAGCAGCTTGTAAATCAAGCTATATGGAATAATACTCCTGCCGATATTCAAACAGATATACCAATTGAAGAAGCCGTTAAAAAGGGCGCTATTGCGTTATTTGGCGAAAAATATGGCGATAAAGTACGTGTAGTTCAGTTTGGAGATTCTGTTGAACTTTGCGGAGGAACTCATGTTGAAGCTACGGGTCAGATAGGTTTATTTAAAATTCTTCACGAAAGTGCTATTGCCGCCGGAATTCGTCGTATTGAAGCAATTACCGGAGAAAAAGCCATTGCATATTACAATTCTCAAGCCCATGAATTAAATCAAATTAGAAATATCTTAAAAGGTCAGAAAGATTTGAGTAAGGGCGTTAAAAACTTGCAGGATGAGAATAAAAAACTTCAAAAGCAAATTGACGAATTAAATCAGGCAAAAGCCGCGAATATTAAAAACACTCTCCTATCCGAAGCTGTTGAAATTAACGGAATTAAGCTTATTACAGATAGTGTTGATTTAGATGCTAATAATATTAAAAATTTAGTGTTTGCGCTTTTGCGCGAGACCAAACACACTCTTATAGCATTAGGTAGTAAAAATGGTGCTAAAGCAACTCTAACAGTGGCTCTAACAAAAGATTTGATTGAAGAAAAAGGGCTTGATGCCGGAAAAATTATCCGTTCTGTTTCTAAAGAAATTCAAGGAGGTGGTGGCGGTCAGGCTCATTTTGCAACTGCCGGTGGTAAAAAACCCGATGGTTTAGAAAAAGCTTATCATTTAATAAGAGAACAAATCGAGGACCTATAAGCTCTTGATTTTAGAAATATTAGCTTGAATTAATTCGGTATACACAAGCTTAGGGAAGATTTCGGCTTCCTACATTCTGATAAGAATATATTTTATATGCCGTATTTATTTACCTCAAAGTTTGATTAACAGTAAGCTATTGAGCACTTAACAATCCTGTCTTTTGTTTTGAGCGTACAGGATTAGCATAAATATCAATAAATATTTCTCTTACTCTTTGATTATCCTCACCAACTAATTGGATCGCTCTTTTAAGTCGTTCTTGGAAATAATTTATAGTTTCTTCGCTGTAAAATTTTACGTATTTATTTGAATTATTAGCCAAATCGTATGCGTAATAATTACTTGGCCACAACCTATAATTTTCAATTATCTGCTTATCTATATAATCTACAACTTGATTAAGAAATGGATTATTCCCAACTGTACTATCAAAAGTATCGAGAACATTATTTACGGGCTTACAAAAGGCAAGCTCAATTCCTCCTTTTTGTCCAATAATACCTTTTACAACACTATCCATATCTTCTCCGGGATATTTTATATAAGTACCAAACTCATTTACATACAACTCTCGCACTTTTGAGGCATCGCAAGGCTCCCATTCGTACGATATGCTAATAGGAACAATATCAAGGCTGACAAGAGCTTCTTTAGCACTTTTTTCACTGCTCGAAATAAGCATTTTAATAACGCCAAGATCTGTTTTATCTATGCCATTTTTCGTTCTTCCTTTACGATGCGCAATCCATATTGAACGTTGTTTTTCCTTTAAAGTACAATGAATATAGGCAGATAAATTCTTAGCATTCTGTAACAATTCTCTGGGACTTCCATTACGGAAAACGGTAAACATACGATTTATCCGACCGAAATCGTTTATAAAATCACTCGCAATCAGGTTATTACCAAAAGATATTTCGCTTGTTTCTAAACCTAAATCAACAAGAATAACCTGCAAAAGAGCAGAATCAAGCAAAATATCACGATGATTAGATATATAGGAAACCGCACGTCCATCAGTTATGAAATGTTCATTCTTAAAAAGCAAGCCTTTAGGTGTAGTTTTCTTTAAAACCGATTTTAATCCGGTATACATAAAAATCTTTTGAAATTCTAAAGAAGTCGTTGCAGCCAACAAATCTTTTCTTAATTTATCGTGAGTTTCTGTGGGATATATATAATCTATTATTTTCTGAAACAATGGATTAGAAAGAATTCTGACCAAAGCATCATGTACCTGATCCTCTTCGTAGGGTTTTATTTTAGAAAAATCAGTTTTATATTTTGAGTCTTGATCTTGCATAAACATTGCTCATTTTTATATTTATCTTAAATCGAAAAAACTAATCGGCTTCCTACTTTTTTCAGGATATTTAACTTTACGGATATGATCTTCACTAACAAATTCTATTAGTGGTGCTACTCGTAATTTAGCCCTAAAACGATCTTTTATTTGTTTTTCAAATTCCTCCGTTTGATTAAAGGCTAAAATACAAATTTTAATCTCATCTGTTCCAATATCATTAGTAAATACTTCAACATAATAGTCTTTTACAGCATCAAAATCGGCTAACATATTGTAAAGTGCCGGAGGATAAAGTGTTGTGCCTTTATATTTAATCATCTGTTGTCTGCGTCCTATTACAGGACCTAAACGCATACTTGTTCTTCCACAACTGCAAGCATCAGTATAATGATAGGCAATATCTCCTGTTTTAAATCGTAATAAAGGCATTCCTTCAACACCTAATGTAGTAATAGTTATTTCTCCGGCTTCATCTTCAGCAACCGGATTATTATTATCATCCAAAAACTCTACAATAATCAGTTCCGGATGATGATGTCCTCCCCTTTGCTCATCACATTCTGTAAAAGCAGTACTCATTTCGGTAGAAGCATAAGTAGAATAAAGTTCTATATCCCATTTTGCTTTTATTTGTTGAGCCAAGATGCTTAAACTAAAATCTTTTTCTCTCAATGCCTCACCAATACAAATAGCTTTTTTAACTGATGAGTTACGATAATCAATACCATTATGTTCAGCATATTCAATAATTTTAAGAATAAAAGAAGGAACGGCGATTATAACATTTGGATTAATACGTTTAATAGTGTCCCACTGCAACTCAGGAATACCGTTACCAACACGAACAATACCGGCACCAAGTCTTCTGGCTCCAATAAAATAAGCTAATCCGGCCATAAAACGACGATCTATTGTGGTCATCAGTTGTAAAGTATCTTCCTTACCAATTCCGGCGGTTTCAAACGAAATACATTCGTTATAAGCCAAACGGTCCAAGTCTTTATCGGTTAAAGCAAAGGTTACAGGATCGCCTAGTGTTCCAGAAGTAGTTATATAATCTATGATTTCGTTTCGTGGCACGCAGATAAAATCTGCATTATTTTCAGATAAATCGGCTTTAGTGGTGACCGGTATTTTTTGTAAATCTTCTAATGTTTGAATAGACTCAACTGTAATACCATTTTCCTGAAATACTCTTTTATAAAAAAGAGAATTCTCACTCACATAGGCAATTACCTCTCTTAATCTCTCTTCTTGAAAGGTTTTTATTTCTTCGAGTGACTTTTGTTCTATTTCTAGAATGCGTTTCATTTAAATCGTTTTTATATAAGTAACTTTTAGTGTATGTATAGCCTTAAATTTATCGTATATCCTGCTTGAATCCTGCTTTCTTACTTTGAACTGCAATCTGCAATCAATTTGAAAATCAGTCATCAAAGGACTTATTCCCTCATCTTTTAAAATTCTCATCACATTATTCATATCAGGATAAGTAAAAGTAAGTTCGTAAATATCTTCAATCTTTTTCTCAATAATATTAGCGTGTTCTATAGCATCTTTTGCAGCAGAACGATAAGCATTAATTAAACCAGGTATACCTAATTTTGTTCCGCCAAAATACCTTACTACTACAATTAGGGTATTAGTTAAATCATAAGAAAGCAATTGTCCGTAAATTGGTTTACCTGAACTTCCGGAAGGTTCTCCGTCATCGTTAGCGCGCCATCCTGCTTTATCGACTCCTAAAATATAAGCGTAAGCATGATGGCGAGCATCATAATGTTTTTTACGTAATTCCTGCAAATGCTCCTTTATATCACTATCTGTTTTTACAACAAAAGCATAGGCATAAAATTTACTTCCCTTGTCTTTAAATTCGCCCCTTGAAGGCTGGCTTAACATCCTATACGTATCTTCAAAAAGCATTGTATAAATTTTATGCTAATTTACTAAAGCTATGCTCAAATCAATAAAAAAAATCAAATTTAAACAAATCAAAAAAAGTTGTAATTTGCAAAAGCAAAAAAGATGCAATGAAACAGACCCACTTCTTTTCAATCTTAGGTACAGCTATTTTTACTATTCCTGCTTATACTCAACCTATTAATAGTATTAATTTCTCATCCCTTTTTTCTGCAGGTCAAGAAGAAAGTGGTATCCAAATTGTTGAAACCGTATGGTTTTATGTAATTCTATTATTATTTGCTCTTATTATTTCCTATTTAATTTACAGATTTAGAATAAGAAGTTTGAACCAACGTGAACAGGAATTACGTAATCAAGTTGAATATCAGACTAAAGATTTGCAACGAAATATGGATAAGTTATTACAAGAAATTGTAGAACGAAAACGTATTGAAAATGCTTTAATATCTGAAAAGGAACGTGCCGATTCTGCTAATAAAAGTAAAAGTGAATTTTTAGCCAATATGAGTCATGAAATACGGACTCCTATGAATGGTATTATGGGGATGACAGATTTACTTAATCAAACTGAACTTAACAGTAAACAAAAAGACTTTGTCCGTACAATTCAACAATCAGCCTCTTCTCTACTCAATCTTATTAATGATATACTTGATTTTTCAAAAATTGAAGCAGGACAAATTGATATTGAGGAAGTGGATTTTGATATTCATAAGGCAACACTTGAAGTACTTGAGTTATTAAAATATAAAATCAAAGAGAAGAATCTTTATTTAAAAACTCTTATTGCACCCAATGTGCCTCAATATGTTAAAGGCGATAAATATAGGTTTAAACAAATTTTAACCAATCTGTTTAATAATGCGGTAAAGTTTACAAATGAAGGAGGAATAAATGTGAATGTTGTCGTCTTGGACCAAACCCCTACACATATAAAAATAAAATTTGATATTATTGATACCGGTATAGGTATTACAGAAAGTAATTTAAAAAAGCTATTCAAATCATTTTCGCAAGTCGATTCTTCTACTACACGATTATACGGCGGCACAGGGTTAGGTTTAGTTATTTCAAAAAATATCGCCAAGCTCTTGGGTGGAGAAATGGGTGTAGAAAGTGATGAAGGAAAAGGCTCTAAGTTTTGGTTTGTAATCAATTACAAAAAATCTGATAAAGTTGCTGCCATGAACGAGCCGATTAAAATTGAAGAAAAGCCTGAACAAAACAAACTACATATATTACTTGCCGAAGATAATCCGATTAATCAGAAAGTAGCACAAAT
This sequence is a window from Bacteroidales bacterium. Protein-coding genes within it:
- a CDS encoding M23 family metallopeptidase — protein: MAKNTYRFNEENLQYELIKPTLKTGLLRAVSIIFSGILFASIVLIISNNFFTSPKELILQRENEQYQLQISIINDRLERLDKVASNLQERDDNIYRVIFEAEPIPPEVRNAGIGGSDRYSKLKGFKNSDLIVKTTKKTDELSNKLYVQSKSFDEVFKMARNKEKMMACIPAIQPISDKYKRRISAFYGYRIHPIYKTRIFHEGVDFSAPIGTDVYASGDGVVVQATRSNYGYGNIIKIDHGYGYVTVYAHLQKINVRKGQKVKRGQTIGAVGSTGLSTGPHLHYEVHKNNKKVNPIYYFFNNMNAEDYDEIIKLANRSVANVSN
- the alaS gene encoding alanine--tRNA ligase, which translates into the protein MKAKEVRQKFLDFFESKQHKIVPSAPMVVKNDPTLMFINAGMNQFKDVFLGHGHPTAKRVSDTQKCLRVSGKHNDLDEVGHDTYHHTMFEMLGNWSFGDYFKKEAIAWAWELLTKVYGLNPNDLYVTVFEGDKIDGTAFDQEAYNFWKAIIPEERILNGNKKDNFWEMGESGPCGPCSEIHIDIRSKEEKAKIPGRDLINMDHPEVIEIWNLVFIEFNRKANGQLENLPEKHIDTGMGFERLTMAIQGVRSNYDTDIFQPLIQAIAKETGFSYGKDKKQDIAMRVVADHIRALAFTIADGQLPSNIGAGYVIRRILRRAVRYAYSFLNKKEAFMYKILPVLIQEMGEAFPELAKQEKLITKVIQEEENSFLNTLSTGIQRIEKIIEQLTLSNKKSLSGKDAFELYDTFGFPFDLTELIVKENGLTVSKAEFDTFMKEQKERSRQASVSETDDWVIVSGKQEGKGFIGYDLLSAEINILKYRKIQTKNKTAYQLVFDQTPFYAESGGQVGDTGFIKSETEKIDIYDTKKENNLIVHFSKQLPKHPEKTFQANVIAGKRRQTANNHTAAHLMHHALRQVLGTHVEQKGSYVDANYLRFDFAHFNKMTDEEIQEVEQLVNQAIWNNTPADIQTDIPIEEAVKKGAIALFGEKYGDKVRVVQFGDSVELCGGTHVEATGQIGLFKILHESAIAAGIRRIEAITGEKAIAYYNSQAHELNQIRNILKGQKDLSKGVKNLQDENKKLQKQIDELNQAKAANIKNTLLSEAVEINGIKLITDSVDLDANNIKNLVFALLRETKHTLIALGSKNGAKATLTVALTKDLIEEKGLDAGKIIRSVSKEIQGGGGGQAHFATAGGKKPDGLEKAYHLIREQIEDL
- a CDS encoding AMP-binding protein — its product is MKRILEIEQKSLEEIKTFQEERLREVIAYVSENSLFYKRVFQENGITVESIQTLEDLQKIPVTTKADLSENNADFICVPRNEIIDYITTSGTLGDPVTFALTDKDLDRLAYNECISFETAGIGKEDTLQLMTTIDRRFMAGLAYFIGARRLGAGIVRVGNGIPELQWDTIKRINPNVIIAVPSFILKIIEYAEHNGIDYRNSSVKKAICIGEALREKDFSLSILAQQIKAKWDIELYSTYASTEMSTAFTECDEQRGGHHHPELIIVEFLDDNNNPVAEDEAGEITITTLGVEGMPLLRFKTGDIAYHYTDACSCGRTSMRLGPVIGRRQQMIKYKGTTLYPPALYNMLADFDAVKDYYVEVFTNDIGTDEIKICILAFNQTEEFEKQIKDRFRAKLRVAPLIEFVSEDHIRKVKYPEKSRKPISFFDLR
- a CDS encoding YigZ family protein, producing MLFEDTYRMLSQPSRGEFKDKGSKFYAYAFVVKTDSDIKEHLQELRKKHYDARHHAYAYILGVDKAGWRANDDGEPSGSSGKPIYGQLLSYDLTNTLIVVVRYFGGTKLGIPGLINAYRSAAKDAIEHANIIEKKIEDIYELTFTYPDMNNVMRILKDEGISPLMTDFQIDCRLQFKVRKQDSSRIYDKFKAIHTLKVTYIKTI
- a CDS encoding response regulator — translated: MKQTHFFSILGTAIFTIPAYTQPINSINFSSLFSAGQEESGIQIVETVWFYVILLLFALIISYLIYRFRIRSLNQREQELRNQVEYQTKDLQRNMDKLLQEIVERKRIENALISEKERADSANKSKSEFLANMSHEIRTPMNGIMGMTDLLNQTELNSKQKDFVRTIQQSASSLLNLINDILDFSKIEAGQIDIEEVDFDIHKATLEVLELLKYKIKEKNLYLKTLIAPNVPQYVKGDKYRFKQILTNLFNNAVKFTNEGGINVNVVVLDQTPTHIKIKFDIIDTGIGITESNLKKLFKSFSQVDSSTTRLYGGTGLGLVISKNIAKLLGGEMGVESDEGKGSKFWFVINYKKSDKVAAMNEPIKIEEKPEQNKLHILLAEDNPINQKVAQMHLEKLGHIVECANNGKIAFEMYTKNDYDLIFMDIQMPEMDGIQATKRIREFENDIQLKNPIRIIALTANAMKGDKEACIAAGMNNYMSKPFKPAELHKIMQDCLTNK